One window of the Salminus brasiliensis chromosome 1, fSalBra1.hap2, whole genome shotgun sequence genome contains the following:
- the prrc2c gene encoding protein PRRC2C isoform X2: MSEKSGQSTKAKDGKTKYATLSLFNTYKGKSLETQKTAVAARHGLQSLGKVAASRRMPPPANLPSLKAENKGNDPNVSIVPKDGSGWASKQDQAGDERQQETPPPQPKPPVPQPTEAPLGASRSWANNKQPGPLDGGPRISSQFHQEFPSLQAAGEAEKSAEQDEEPYGPGPSLRPQNVGSWREGGGRNLNVAASPSEMDSKASEEAGVGRGTPSPTGDSDEQGKPAAVVEKRDARDRLSAPTSQHKVNGGQQPPGGVTSQFHAQFRNMMPPYMFPPYSRMPYPPVQGNFRFSAPQEGSKGSRGGGRPSQPPPQAWLQDPDRPSIVSASELKELDNLDTDADEGWAGAQMEVDYTEKLNFSDDEENHTAKEKGDNWEWMSKVDRMRSRNIEAQESWKEGAEEKGETKSSWADSGDPRAPSPGSMTQYNKTGPPPDYQGQTAGRSLGSGTARVTKPSSTATAEDDSEAWRQKRKKQSELSEAVERARRRREEEERRMEEQRLAACAEKLKRLNEKLRPAAPTETTKSTTPVQSAEPEETETVPTLTSETTPTSQAAPPQHPHPSLPMPSHDRPEPSVEEEPQFVPRQPSPPTHRTVQESQGAEVDVAVTEEVQVERQPMRDYFSTEECRVEEPQLSIPRLDHSGSEESPHPQLENEGETGANIRPSLTSGYSKQFQKSLPPRFLRQQEQLKQQQWQQQQQQQQQQQQQQQQQSGGGSVSPSGGSVPPQHRSLYQPMGPHHQHLASMGFDPRWLMMQPYMDPRMMSGRPPMDMPPMHPGRMPPKQLVRREPTDNSSSGSDSFDHLTRPIREHGMPSEPRMMWGSEPYPPSEPLPSATPPKCREDCKEPRLDPGLELERGLSAVYPQEHSSLESRSKSDFFRDSTEPLSAFSHVSEEVPGLLQTDRTPVIPSFEAEAATLSGGEEVDSIGQAVLKRTISQGSSHSIKLEEPRFEGVSIAQKTLDLPSATERLEDSCRKEPFGPGPAVNNRATPPTAPESMHKVEKLPLPASSKQKELRWGSRSSGAGRRDGVGGERPVRRSGPIKKPVLRDMKEEREQRREKEERHERGERSKKEGSAMKAPLSAAAAVSDGQKLSGEEQKESTGDSEVAAATGSSKAREPQAPAGTVTGSTQEEKQSKPPPSEKRSEPKLPSRKESNLPPRAYRREERERERERERERDREAERENEWPSDANYKGRGRGEYYSRGRSYRGSYSGRGRGSRGRSRGDFPYREPRSRTDLLSAAGATGFRCREESETRSESSDFEVLPKRRRRRGSDTDSESEGRESASDTGASDREPSAKPNRPLRRELPESRSSAKSASGFGSGHLPDKSGSRGEEEGRPKPGFLPKGEPSRRGRGGLYTRRGGGRDRGAPRSAPMRRTGARESLPWPSKPMETFRPEEADTSRLDGPPAEQRLPKYEGKKLREGGQSARDRPRRPRPARPPRQDKPPRFRRLKEREAAVVAGDAPAAATEALIDPVPTTISPALSKAPGTPITLLENAAVATTAPITAAPTPPEPSLTASALSDMGTTRVVAAGSKSPDLSNQNSSDQANEEWETASESSDFNERREREERKGALEAAVAATASSFSAPPQPTGVQSKSPSEGGVAPKREAIPTAKRSFSSQRPVDRQNRRGNSGAKSGRGYAGGKSERRGGSGAKSGRRGAAAQSADGTQASAGQKPSKDPASGRRKEEAKQAVKKPKEKENALSQFDLNNYASVVIIDDHPEVTTLEDPQSNTNDDGFTEVVSRKQQKRLQDEERRKKEEQTVQNWSKKGSGEKGRSGGGSKLPPRFAKKQQQQQATAVSQQQAATSVHQTQAAPPQPPQQPPSHPQPAVSVPQHNLSTQAQSTSSSQPLEGAVAPLPPATVDFSTKTQTHNTLGTELWENKVAGSTVLPDVKKLGPISPPQPPSVSAWNKPLTSFTGTVTSEGVKAGTESGVELGMESIQFGAPSSAGSTDSDGVPPLLEKAADNKLPEPKEQRQKQPRAGPIKPQKLPDIAAPETKEYKPGPIGKERSLKNRKAKDGRQSDGEGLEKGGPGGSRDRDSSSPAKDKVPELGGDIEGMITVPSAEYSSSSKESVTDYTTPSSSLADTVPTGGSKMEESLVANVALPHSLPLPRREALQQSTSLSTVSPATVDLTLKMESARKAWENSPSLGEKSSPVTSSASPITSGGGAGSASYSSFSSASVPQIPVASVTPSTSLSGSATYTTSSLSTKTTSASDPPNICKVKPQQLQSSGMSNSNFSQLGCVPSLLPQQQQTPQVFVSQSAAGSAAQIPAFYMDTSHLFSTPHPRLAPPSITQQQGFQPGLSQVGRSSYPTAVQQIPIPIYAPIQGQPQHQAQLGLSTGPPVSQPQDLFSSSIQPYRSQQAFMQNNLSQPSPMMLSGTALHSYPGVQPPELAKPQSSLAFQQTSNTQHIPILFEPQLNQPSGIGGSQLIDTHILQRQGIGQHSNLYSGQVQQHTQNSYYSSTQSPSSALQQVTVPMPGSQLSLPSFGSGGGQPLLALPQSLPPTPPQAQPPNLNRQPPNNQPYRGLIGQNTHSMMQPSNKMCEMDLKLFGSGMDVKPGTPPVSARSTTPTSSPYRASSTSPSSQTSKMNSMLYPKQFQSASQGMRIPQHFPGQFNPQMLSQPNMVSPLVRPPHANSFPGGVQRTPMGPPMSPNLSGGLMPHPRPQHPPRGPSGPPLAPRGTQAALKAEQDLKAKQRAEVLQSTHKFFSEQQQQQQLKAPVSKATRMEGASKPIDSIAPNHQGAPPDRIEPDKPAPLATAKPIRTGPIKPQAIKPEESK, translated from the exons ATGTTCCCTCCATATTCACGCATGCCATATCCACCTGTGCAAGGAAACTTCCGATTTTCTGCCCCGCAAGAGGGATCAAA GGGTTCACGGGGTGGTGGAAGACCTTCACAGCCTCCCCCTCAAGCTTGGCTGCAGGATCCGGACCGGCCCTCTATTGTTAGTGCTTCTGAACTGAAAGAGCTTGACAATCTGGACACGGATGCTGATGAGGGCTGGGCTG GTGCCCAAATGGAAGTTGACTACACAGAGAAACTAAACTTTAGTGATGATGAGGAGAATCATACAGCCAAGGAGAAAGGAGACAATTG GGAGTGGATGAGTAAGGTGGACCGCATGCGATCACGCAACATTGAAGCCCAGGAAAGCTGGAAAGAGGGAGCCGAGGAGAAAGGGGAGACAAAGAGCTCATGGGCGGACAGTGGGGACCCTAGAGCTCCCTCTCCAGGCAGTATGACTCAATACAACAAAACAGGACCGCCCCCAGACTACCAG GGTCAGACAGCAGGACGCTCATTAGGAAGTGGTACTGCTCGTGTGACAAAGCCATCCAGTACAGCTACTGCTGAGGATGACTCTGAGGCTTGGCGGCAGAAACGGAAGAAGCAGTCTGAGCTTTCCGAGGCTGTGGAACGAGCTCGAAGACGGCGTGAGGAAGAAGAGAGGCGTATGGAGGAACAGAGACTGGCAGCCTGCGCTGAGAAACTCAAACGCCTCAATGAGAAACTACGACCTGCTGCCCCGACAGAAACTACCAAATCTACTACACCAGTTCAAAGTGCTGAGCCAGAAGAGACTGAAACAGTGCCTACCCTGACTTCTGAAACTACCCCAACTTCTCAGGCAGCTCCTCCACAACACCCCCACCCATCTCTGCCTATGCCTTCTCATGATAGGCCAGAGCCAAGTGTGGAGGAAGAGCCACAGTTTGTTCCTAGGCAACCCAGCCCTCCAACCCACAGGACTGTGCAGGAATCACAAGGGGCTGAGGTAGATGTTGCTGTAACTGAGGAGGTGCAAGTGGAGAGACAACCAATGAGAGACTACTTTAGCACAGAGGAGTGTAGAG ttgAGGAGCCCCAGTTGTCTATTCCTCGGCTGGATCACTCTGGCAGTGAGGAGTCTCCCCATCCACAGTTGGAAAACGAGGGGGAGACGGGGGCAAATATTCGCCCCTCACTCACATCCGGATACTCCAAACAGTTCCAGAAATCTCTGCCACCCCGCTTCCTCAGACAGCAG GAACAGTTGAAGCAACAGCAgtggcaacagcagcagcagcagcagcaacagcagcagcagcagcaacaacaacagagTGGCGGAGGCTCAGTGTCCCCCTCAGGAGGATCAGTCCCCCCCCAACATCGCTCTCTCTATCAACCCATGGGTCCTCACCACCAGCATCTGGCCTCCATGGGCTTTGACCCACGTTGGCTGATGATGCAGCCCTACATGGACCCACGCATGATGTCTGGACGCCCTCCTATGGATATGCCGCCCATGCATCCAg GCAGAATGCCGCCAAAGCAGCTGGTCAGAAGAGAGCCCACAGATAACAGCAGCTCTGGTTCTGACTCCTTTGACCACCTGACCAGACCCATCAGAGAGCATGGGATGCCCAGTGAACCACGAATGATGTGGGGCTCTGAACCCTATCCCCCATCTGAGCCCTTACCATCTGCTACACCCCCGAAATGTCGAGAGGACTGCAAGGAGCCAAG ACTGGATCCTGGTCTGGAACTGGAGAGAGGTCTATCAGCAGTGTATCCACAAGAGCACAGCTCACTAGAGTCCAGGAGCAAGagtgacttctttagggactCAACTGAGCCCCTTTCtgcattcagccatgtctcAGAAGAGGTGCCAGGTCTTCTGCAAACAGACAGGACCCCGGTCATCCCTTCCTTTGAAGCCGAAGCAGCCACGCTTTCTGGTGGAGAGGAGGTAGATTCTATTGGGCAGGCTGTTCTGAAGAGGACCATCTCACAAGGTTCTAGCCACTCCATCAAACTGGAAGAGCCAAGATTTGAAGGTGTATCCATAGCTCAAAAGACCCTGGATCTCCCCAGTGCCACTGAAAGGTTGGAGGACAGTTGTAGAAAGGAACCCTTTGGCCCAGGACCTGCCGTTAACAACCGGGCCACCCCACCTACTGCTCCCGAAAGCATGCACAAAGTGGAGAAACTGCCTCTACCCGCATCTAGCAAGCAGAAAGAGTTGCGTTGGGGGTCTCGCAGCTCGGGGGCAGGAAGGAGAGATGGCGTTGGAGGGGAGAGGCCAGTTAGGAGGTCCGGGCCAATAAAGAAACCTGTCCTTCGAGACATGAAGGAGGAGCGtgaacagaggagagagaaagaagagcgGCATGAGCGAGGGGAGCGGTCAAAAAAAGAAGGGTCAGCCATGAAAGCCCCTTTGTCTGCTGCGGCTGCAGTGTCTGATGGACAGAAGCTCTCTGGAGAGGAGCAAAAGGAGAGTACAGGCGACTCAGAAGTTGCAGCAGCTACTGGCAGCAGCAAAGCAAGAGAGCCACAAGCACCGGCAGGTACAGTGACTGGCAGCACTCAGGAAGAGAAACAAAGCAAACCTCCACCCAGCGAGAAACGCTCTGAACCCAAACTACCCTCTCGGAAAGAGTCCAATCTTCCACCCAGAGCGTACCGCAGagaagaaagggagagggagcgagaaagagagcgtGAAAGAGATCGAGAAGCAGAGAGGGAAAATGAATGGCCTTCAGATGCAAACTATAAAGGCCGGGGTCGAGGGGAGTACTACTCGCGTGGCCGTAGTTACAGGGGCAGCTACAGCGGTAGAGGGCGGGGCAGCCGCGGGCGAAGTAGAGGAGATTTTCCGTACAGAGAGCCACGCTCCCGCACAGACTTGCTAAGTGCGGCCGGGGCAACAGGCTTCCGCTGCCGTGAGGAAAGCGAGACTCGCAGTGAAAGCTCAGACTTTGAAGTTCTACCCAAACGCAGGCGCAGGAGAGGCTCAGACACTGACTCGGAAAGCGAAGGCCGAGAGTCCGCCAGCGACACTGGAGCTTCTGACCGCGAGCCTAGTGCCAAGCCCAACAGGCCCTTGCGTCGTGAGTTACCTGAATCTCGCTCATCTGCCAAGTCTGCCTCAGGCTTTGGGTCTGGTCATCTACCAGACAAGTCTGGCTCTCGGGGTGAAGAGGAGGGCCGGCCTAAGCCTGGGTTTCTGCCCAAGGGTGAACCGTCGCGACGTGGTAGAGGAGGCCTATACACCCGAAGAGGGGGTGGCAGAGACCGGGGTGCTCCCAGATCAGCTCCCATGCGTAGGACAGGAGCACGAGAGAGTCTACCATGGCCTTCCAAACCTATGGAAACCTTCCGACCAGAAGAGGCAGATACATCTCGCTTGGATGGCCCACCTGCTGAGCAGCGTTTGCCTAAATATGAAGGTAAAAAATTAAGAGAAGGGGGTCAAAGTGCAAGAGACAGACCTCGAAGACCCAGGCCAGCTCGACCTCCCAGGCAAGACAAACCACCACGCTTTAGGCGCCTTAAGGAGCGAGAAGCAGCAGTCGTAGCAGGGGATGCACCTGCCGCAGCAACAGAAGCACTGATTGACCCTGTACCTACAACAATTTCCCCAGCGCTCTCCAAAGCCCCAGGAACACCCATTACCCTACTCGAAAATGCAGCTGTTGCTACCACAGCACCAATCACAGCTGCCCCCACTCCTCCTGAACCTTCTTTGACTGCGTCTGCACTATCTGACATGGGAACCACCAGAGTGGTTGCTGCTGGCAGCAAATCGCCCGACCTGTCCAATCAAAACTCTTCAGACCAGGCCAATGAGGAGTGGGAGACTGCTTCTGAAAGTAGTGACTTTAATGAACGTCGGGAGCGTGAGGAAAGGAAAGGGGCGCTTGAAGCAGCTGTTGCTGCAACAGCGTCTTCTTTCTCTGCGCCTCCTCAACCCACCGGAGTCCAGAGCAAATCCCCCTCTGAGGGAGGGGTGGCTCCAAAACGTGAGGCGATTCCTACAGCAAAAAGGAGTTTCTCCAGCCAGAGGCCAGTGGACAGACAGAACCGCAGGGGCAACAGTGGAGCCAAATCAGGCAGAGGGTATGCAGGAGGCAAGAGCGAGCGCAGGGGCGGGTCAGGAGCCAAATCTGGACGTAGAGG tGCTGCAGCACAGAGTGCGGATGGCACTCAGGCAAGTGCAGGTCAAAAGCCTAGTAAAGACCCAGCAAGTGGCCGTCGCAAAGAGGAGGCAAAGCAAGCTGTAAAGAAACCTAAGGAGAAGGAGAACGCCCTGTCTCAGTTTGACCTCAACAACTATGCTA GTGTAGTAATCATTGATGACCACCCAGAGGTGACAACCCTAGAGGACCCGCAGTCCAACACTAATGATGATGGCTTCACAGAGGTTGTCTCTCGGAAGCAGCAGAAACGTCTGCAAGAcgaggagaggagaaagaaagaagaacagACCGTACAG AACTGGAGTAAAAAGGGTTCGGGGGAGAAGGGCAGAAGTGGAGGTGGCTCTAAACTGCCTCCACGGTTTGCCAaaaagcagcagcaacagcaggcAACGGCAGTGTCCCAGCAGCAGGCTGCAACTTCAGTCCACCAGACCCAGGCTGCTCCCCCTCAACCACCTCAGCAGCCTCCGTCTCATCCACAGCCAGCTGTCTCTGTGCCTCAGCACAACCTTTCCACTCAGGCCCAGAGCACCAGCTCCTCTCAGCCTTTAGAGGGTGCTGTGGCACCTTTGCCCCCTGCAACTGTAGACTTTTCTACCAAGACCCAGACGCACAACACTCTGGGTACAGAATTGTGGGAGAATAAGGTGGCTGGCTCCACGGTGCTCCCAGATGTCAAGAAAC TTGGACCCATTAGCCCTCCTCAGCCACCATCAGTCAGTGCTTGGAATAAACCCCTGACCTCTTTCACTGGGACAGTGACTTCTGAA GGTGTGAAGGCTGGAACTGAAAGTGGAGTAGAGCTTGGCATGGAGAGTATTCAGTTTGGTGCTCCCTCTTCAGCGGGTAGCACAGACAGCGATGGAGTTCCACCCCTACTAGAGAAAGCTGCTGATAATAAACTACCTGAACCAAAAGAACAGCGACAGAAACAGCCTCGAGCTGGGCCAATCAAACCACAAAAG CTGCCTGACATTGCTGCTCCTGAGACAAAGGAGTACAAACCGGGCCCAATTGGTAAGGAGCGATCGCTGAAGAACCGGAAGGCCAAAGATGGACGGCAGTCAGATGGAGAGGGCTTGGAGAAGGGTGGGCCTGGAGGCAGCCGGGACCGGGACTCTAGCTCTCCTGCTAAAGACAAAGTTCCTGAACTTGGAGGAGATATTGAGGGCATGATAACTGTTCCCTCAGCTGAATACTCAAGCAGCTCCAAG gaatctgtaactgactacACTACCCCATCCTCCTCACTGGCTGACACTGTTCCCACTGGAGGCAGCAAGATGGAAGAGAGCCTGGTTGCTAAT GTGGCACTGCCTCACTCGCTGCCTCTGCCCCGTAGAGAAGCCCTGCAGCAGAGCACCAGCCTAAGCACTGTTTCTCCTGCTACAGTGGACCTCACCCTGAAG ATGGAGTCAGCTCGAAAGGCGTGGGAAAATTCTCCCAGCCTGGGAGAGAAGAGCTCTCCTGTCACTTCCTCTGCCTCACCCATCACCAGTGGAGGTGGAGCAGGAAGTGCCTCTTACAGCTCCTTCTCCAGTGCCTCTGTGCCTCAGATACCAGTGGCCTCGGTTACACCTAGCACTTCTCTGTCAG gTTCAGCCACTTACACCACATCATCTTTAAGCACGAAGACTACATCTGCGTCTGACCCTCCCAACATCTGCAAAGTGAAGCCCCAGCAGCTGCAGAGTTCTGGAATGTCCAACAGCAACTTCTCCCAGCTGGGTTGTGTGCCCTCCTTGTtaccacagcagcagcagacaccacaggtCTTCGTCTCCCAGTCTGCAGCAg GTTCTGCAGCCCAAATCCCAGCATTTTACATGGACACCAGTCACCTATTCAGCACACCTCACCCTCGTCTGGCTCCTCCCTCCATTACCCAGCAGCAGGGCTTCCAGCCTGGCCTTTCACAGGTCGGTCGGTCAAGTTAT CCTACAGCAGTGCAGCAGATTCCGATCCCCATCTACGCCCCCATACAAGGTCAGCCACAGCACCAGGCCCAGCTTGGCCTGAGTACTGGCCCTCCTGTCTCTCAACCACAAGACTTATTCAGCTCCTCCATCCAGCCATACAG GTCTCAGCAGGCATTTATGCAGAATAACCTATCCCAGCCATCACCCATGATGTTGTCAGGTACCGCCCTGCATAGCTACCCAGGTGTGCAGCCCCCAGAATTGGCAAAGCCCCAGTCAAGCCTGGCCTTTCAGCAGACTTCCAATACCCAGCATATCCCCATCttatttgagcctcagttaaaCCAGCCCTCTGGCATTGGTGGCTCCCAACTCATTGATACACACATACTACAG CGCCAGGGAATTGGTCAGCATTCAAACCTGTACTCTGGACAAGTGCAGCAGCACACTCAAAACAGCTACTACAGCTCAACACAGAGCCCAAGCTCTGCACTTCAACAG GTTACGGTGCCCATGCCTGGCTCGCAGTTGTCGTTGCCAAGCTTTGGTTCTGGTGGGGGTCAACCTCTGTTGGCCCTGCCCCAGTCTCTACCCCCGACCCCTCCACAGGCCCAGCCACCCAACCTAAACCGTCAACCTCCAAACAACCAACCCTATCGCGGCCTCATTGgccagaacacacacagcatgATGCAACCTTCTAATAAG ATGTGTGAGATGGACCTTAAGCTGTTTGGCAGTGGGATGGATGTAAAGCCTGGAACTCCTCCAGTTAGTGCAAGAAGCACTACACCCACCTCAAGTCCTTACCG AGCCAGCTCCACAAGCCCCAGCAGTCAAACCAGTAAGATGAACAGCATGCTGTATCCCAAACAGTTCCAGTCTGCATCACAAGGCATGCGAATCCCACAGCATTTCCCTGGACAGTTTAACCCACAG ATGCTGTCCCAGCCCAACATGGTGTCTCCACTGGTACGCCCCCCTCACGCCAACTCCTTTCCTGGAGGAGTGCAGCGTACCCCAATGGGTCCCCCTATGTCTCCCAACCTGAGTGGGGGCCTAATGCCTCACCCTAGACCACAGCATCCACCCCGAGGCCCTTCAGGGCCCCCTCTCGCACCTCGTGGCACACAGGCTGCTCTTAAGGCAGAGCAGGACCTTAAG GCAAAACAAAGAGCTGAGGTACTACAGTCCACTCACAAGTTCTTTTctgagcagcagcaacagcagcagctaaaGGCTCCAGTCTCTAAAGCAACTCGAATGGAGGGAGCAAGCAAGCCTATCGACAGCATCGCCCCAAACCACCAGGGGGCCCCACCAGACCGTATTGAACCTGACAAACCTGCACCGCTCGCTACAGCCAAGCCTATCCGGACCGGCCCCATTAAACCCCAGGCCATCAAGCCAGAGGAGAGCAAGTAA